The genomic region GGTTTCACTCCAGGTGGCGATCTCCAGAAAATTGAAAAGATAACTTCCGGTATTTTCCACAAAAGATCTGAATATAAATATAGTTGGTCCTAATATCAGTGCAAGGATAAGAAGTACTACTGCGATTCTCATATTCCATTCACTCAGAACCTTTACTCCTTTGTCTACACCCAGGACCACTGAAGTTGTAGCAATCGCAGTGATCGCAGCAATAATAAGGATCTGTGTGGTGGTGCCATCGGGCAGGCCAAAGACATGGTTTAGTCCCGAAGCGATCTGCTGAACCCCGAATCCCAGTGATGTAGCTAGTCCGAATAAGGTTGCCAAAACGGCAAAAATATCTATGATATCTCCAATTCTTCCGTAGATACGGTCCCCCAGGAATGGATAAAAGATAGATCTTATGGTAAGAGGAAGTCCCCGGGTATATGTAAAGTAACTAAGAGAAAGTCCCACTAAAGCATATACTGCCCAGGCATGAAAACCCCAGTGCAAAAAGGTGAAATTCATGGCCTCTTTTGCTGCTGCGGTAGTACCGGCTTCAGCCATAGGAGGAGAATTAAAATGCATTACCGGCTCACCTACACTAAAGAATAAAAGACCAATCCCCATACCAGCACTAAAAAGCATGGCGAACCAGGATAAGGTCTTGAATTCTGGTTTGGCATTCTGTCCTCCAATACGAAGTTTTCCAAAACGGCCCAAAGCCAGGTAGAGAAGGAACACAAAAAAGATATTTATGGCGAGGATGAAAAACCAATCGGCACCCTCTGCCACCGTGTTTTGCAGTTCTCCAAAGAAGGTTTCTGCCTGTTCTTTGTAAATTAAGGTTAATGCGATGCTTATAATGATGAAAATAGAGGACGTAAAAAATACCGGACCGTTAACTTCCAGTCCGAATATGGATTTCTTTTCATCACTTCTGGTAACTTTCTCTGCCATAAATCTAGTTTCTGTAGGGTTTAAAAATAATATCCGATATTAATGTTGAATCTTGCTTCCCACTTTGCCTCAGGATTTCCTGTGGAAAAATCATCCACGAAATTTCCGCCAAGCCAGGAATGGTTATAGCCGGCAGCATAATCTATATAGGTATATACATTTCCAGCACTTACCAGAACTCCGGTCACATTCATAAAAGAATCCTCAAATCGCTCAACTTTTTTATCCATAAAACCGAAGTCATTATAAAACTCGAGGTTACTAATAGGACCGAGTTTTACGGGAATACTTTTGGAAACAGCCGCAGTATATACACTAAAATCTGAAGCAACTTCGTACGGAACTCCATATGCTCCCATCTTCAGGATCTCGTTAGACTCTTCCGGTAAATTTTCAGGGTCATGGTTAATGATCATACCCTGTAATTTCACATTCCAGTTCCTGTAATCCATTTCATAATGCAGGGCAAGTCCGTTATGAGAACCGGTTTTTTTGGTGTCTAGATTGTATAGACCGCCATATTGTACCGAAAAACCAATACGATTCTTTATGCTGTCTCCAAACTTATAGATCAATTTACCGTTGAACTGATTCACTTCTTTATTTCTGCCAACCACATCGTAGGAATACCTGTTTGGAGAAGATTCGGTATCACCACCAAACTGGAGTTCTTCAGAATTTTTATAGAAAGCAAGGTCATATTCGAAAGTGTCGTCTACATGAAGAAATTTTACCCCCATGTCATGATCATCTTCTAAGCCAAAGTAATAAGTTAGGTTAAAGAACCAGTTATGAGAATTATATTGTTGCAGCCCAAAAGGGACCTGGTTTAGTCCTACCTGTATCTCATCCTTCTCATTAAAATGATAACCAACCCAACCCTGTTTCAGGAATCCTCCTCCAAATGCTTCGGAGTATAGCCGATATTCGGCATCTAGATATATTCCCTTATAGGAGCTGTTAAAATTGATCCGGAACATGTCGTAACCAAAATCACCTCCGCGTTCTTTTTGGCCTTCTTTCCAGGAAGATAAATTGTAATTGAATCTTAGTGCGCCGCCTACATCCACCTGAAGTTTATCCTGAGCATGAACTTCATAATTTTCAGAGAAAATAAATAAGGAGTATATCGTCGCTAAAATGCTTAGTTTTTTTGTCATTTGGTAGGGTCGTAGATTTTCAAAATTAACATAAAAACCTTCCAATATAATTGATTTTTAGTCTATTAACTTAATTTAAGACCTTCGGCTATGAAATATTAATTTATGTTAATGGTAATTGAGATAAGAATGCACTTCAAATTCTAATTTTCATTTAATCCCTAAAAAAAGAAAAACCACCTTTTTGAGGTGGTTTTGTTACTCTTTAAAGAATTTAATGCTAAAAGGAATTTATAGTTTTTCTAATAGCTACAAGGTTTGTTAGAAGTCTTTCCAGATGTGCCAGATCCAGCATATTTGCTCCATCGCTCTTGGCATTTGCAGGATCAAAATGGGTTTCGATGAACAATCCATCCACATTATTTACCACCCCGGCACGGGCAATAGTTTCGATCATATCTGGTCTTCCACCGGTAACTCCACTGCTTTGATTTGGTTGCTGAAGAGAATGTGTAACATCCAGTACGGTGGGGGCAAATTTTCGCATGGTTGGAATTCCTCTGAAATCCACTATTAGGTCCTGGTAACCAAACATAGTTCCTCGATCTGTGACCATCACCTGTTCATTATTACAATCGATAACCTTGGTAACGGCATGTTTCATAGAATCTGGACTCATAAACTGGCCTTTTTTCAGGTTCACTACTTTCCCGGTTTCGGCAGCAGCCACAACCAGATCTGTTTGTCTAACCAGAAATGCGGGTATTTGGAGCACATCAACATATTCTGCTGCTAATTTCGCATCGTTGATCTCGTGAATATCGGTAACAGTAGGGATATTGAAGGTTTCGGAAACCTTACGTAATATTTTAAGTGCTTTTTCATCACCAATACCTGTGAAACTATCAATTCTACTGCGGTTTGCTTTTTTGAAAGAACCTTTAAAAACGTATGGGATCTCCAGTTTATCTGTAATAGCAACTACTTTTTCTGCGATTCTCAAGGCCATATCCTCTCCTTCAATAGCGCAAGGACCCGAGAGTAGGAAGAAAATATTGCTATCGGTATGTTTTATATTAGGTATTTTATCAAGTTTCATTATTTCAAAATTTGTGTCAAAGATAACTGAATTAATGCCGCATTGCAATTAATGGAACTTTTGAAATTAAAGTGAGCGAAATGTATTTTTCAGTAAATTAGGTTATTGTTTAACTTCAAGTATTTCAATTATGAAGATCCATGAATTTCTAATTCCCCAATTACAGCAGGAAGTAGCCTTAACCGAAAAGTTCTTGAATCGTATACCAGAGGACAAGATGGGATGGAAACCTCATGAAAAATCTATGACCATACAGCAGATCGCAAACCACCTTGCCGAAATTCCTGCCTGGATCACCGGAACTATGGAGGCTGAAGCCCTGGATGTAAAAGGATATAAGTCTCCAGATCATGGCTCGGTAGAGGAGATCATTAAGGAGTTAAAGCAAAATACCATTGCAGCTGAAACTTCTCTGAGAAAATCTGATGAAGAATTCCGCAGAACCTGGAAGATGACCAAAGAGGGCGAGACCTTATTTGAAATGCCGAAATTCAATGTTTTACAATCTATGGTGATGAATCAGTTTCCTCATCACCGTGCACAACTGGGCGTTTATTTCAGGCTCCTGGATATTTCGGTACCGGCAACCTATGGTCCGTCGGCAGATGAATCTTAAAACAAAAAAAACCGCCAACTGACGGTTTTAAATTTTAATTGTGGTTTCTCCTACATTTCATCCAATTGCCCACAAGCGACTGGAATTGTAGCAACATACTCACCGTCATTATTAAGACCATGAAGTACGATCACACGATCATCAAGATCTGCAAGCTCAGCTTCAGTAAGTACATCATTTTCACCTAAGGTAAAAGTTTCTTCATAAGAAATATTTCCATTCTCATCTGCCATTGGGAAACCTTCAAGTGGCAATAATACTTCTCCATAGAAAGGAGCTCCTTCTGGGATAGTGATTATTCCATCTTCATCTGCATCTGCAGAGGCAGGAGGGCAGGTTGCTTCTTCACCATTACTCAAACCGTGGATATGTTGCGGGTGAGCCTGGTTTGGTTCCAGTCCCTGTGCTAATACAGTTACTGTAAGCTGATTTCCATTTTTAGTAACTGTTGCCGTTCCACTTACGCCTGAATCATTAAGTCCTCCAAGTTGGGCGGTGTAAGACATCATTTCATTCATGTCGTCATTGTCATCGTCATCGTCACAGCTTGCGAATCCTAGAAATAATACTGCTAAAAATAATCCTTTAATAATTTTCATAATAATTTTTGTTTTGCTCGAAACTAGGCAGAATGTGATTTCTTCAAAAACTTTTTAGAAAGGGTTTAACAGGCAAAGGCAGTATATTTAACAGCCTTAAAAACTTAGTGTGAGCAGAGTTTCCTGTTCTGCAATCCTCTACGGGATGTTTACATAAAAAACTACTCTGAAAGTTTAACGTTTTTGGGAGATTTTTTAATCCATAGCTATTTTCATGAATTTTCAAAAAGCATTCAGCAAAAATATATTTCAGATATAGGACTAAATATTCTGATTTACAGCAAATTAAAATCTTTTCATTATGCGATGGTTTAGAGAAAAATAGCTGTACATTTGCAGCCTTAAAAATAAGGCTTCATGACAGCTATTAGAAATATCGCGATTATCGCACACGTTGACCACGGTAAAACAACCCTGGTAGACAAAATAATGCATCACTGTGAATTGTTCCGTGATAACGAATCTACGGGTGAACTTATCCTGGATAACAATGACCTTGAGAGAGAGCGTGGAATTACCATTACTTCCAAGAACGTATCGGTAACCTATAAGGATACCAAGATCAATATTATTGATACTCCTGGTCACGCCGATTTTGGTGGAGAGGTAGAACGTGTTTTGAACATGGCCGATGGTGTATTACTATTGGTAGATGCTTTTGAAGGTCCAATGCCACAGACGCGTTTTGTACTTCAAAAAGCGATCGATCTTGGCTTGAAACCTTGCGTGGTTGTAAATAAGGTAGATAAGGAAAACTGTACACCAGAAGAAGTTCACGAAAAGGTATTTGACCTTATGTTCGAACTTGGTGCTGAAGAATGGCAGTTAGATTTCCCTACAGTATATGGTTCTGCAAAGAACAACTGGATGAGTGATGACTTTAGAAACGAGACAGAAAATATCGAACCATTACTAGATATGGTGATCGAGCATATTCCGGCTCCTAAGGTAGATCTTGAAGGATCTCCTCAAATGTTGATCACTTCTCTGGATTTCTCTTCTTTTACAGGACGTATCGCAATTGGTCGTCTTCAAAGAGGAACTTTGAAAGAGAATCAGCAGGTTTCTTTGGTGAAGCGTGATGGCAGCATTAAGAAAACAAGAATTAAAGAATTACATACTTTCGAAGGTCTAGGCCGTAGAAAGATCGAAGAGGTACAGGCAGGTGATATTTGTGCGATCGTTGGTCTTGAAGGTTTTGAAATTGGGGATACCGTTGCCGATTTTGAAAACCCTGAAGGATTAAAAACTATCGCCATCGATGAGCCTACTATGAGTATGCTTTTCACTATTAACGATTCTCCTTTCTTCGGAAAAGACGGAAAATTCGTTACTTCAAGACATATCAAGGAAAGACTGTATAAGGAACTTGAAAAGAACCTTGCACTTCGTGTAGAGGAAACTGATAGTGCCGATAAATTTATGGTCTTTGGTAGAGGGGTTCTTCACTTATCTGTACTTATCGAAACGATGAGACGTGAAGGTTACGAACTTCAGATCGGTCAGCCACAGGTTATCATTAAGGAGATCGACGGAGTTAAATGTGAGCCTATAGAAGAGCTTACTATTGATCTTCCTGAAGATGTTTCTGGTAAAGCCGTGGAAATGGTGACCATGAGAAAAGGTGAGATGTTGAGTATGGAAGCTAAAGGAGAAAGAATGAACATTCAGTTCCTTATTCCATCGAGAGGTATCATTGGTCTAAGAAACCAATTGCTAACTGCAACTGCAGGTGAAGCGATTATGGCTCACAGATACAAAGAATATCAGCCTTTAAAAGGTGGAATTCCAGAAAGACAAAACGGTTCTTTAGTATCTATGGAAAAAGGAAAAGCGATTCCTTATTCTATCGATAAACTTCAGGACAGAGGGAAATTCTTTGTAGATCCGGGAGAGGATATTTATGAAGGTCAGGTGATTGGTGAGAATTCACGTCAGGATGATATGGTGGTGAATATCACTAAAACCAAGAAGCTTTCTAACGTACGTTCTTCAGGAGCAGATGATAAAGCGAAGATCGTTCCTGCGATCAAGTTCTCTTTAGAAGAAGCTTTAGAATATATCCAGAAAGATGAATATGTTGAGGTAACTCCACATTTCCTGAGACTGAGAAAGGTTCTTTTAACTGAAAATGAAAGAAAAAGATCTAAAGCGATCTAGTTTAAATTATATAATATTGAAAAGCCTGCCGTAAGGCGGGCTTTTTTATGAAATAAAACTAATACCATGACTGAAATTTTTGGAATCACCATCACAGAATGGATAGGCTACCTGGCTTCTTTCTTCGTGCTGCTTTCTTTTCTTATGAGAAATATTGTAACTCTAAGATATGTGAACAGTATAGGATGCCTTTTCTTTGTTGCTTATGGAATTTTGCTGGATTCATGGCCGGTGATCATTACCAATGTCGCTATTGTGTGCGTGAACTTTTATTACCTTTTCATCAATAAGAAGCAGGTTCAGGAAGCTTAAAGAAATTTAGGAGCTGTATTTGTTTTTTGCGGCATAGGCTGCACCCAGGATGCCAGACCTGTTTCTTAGTTCTGCTGGAACTAAATCGGTATTTACTTTCAGGAAGTCCTCATATTGTTTCCAGTGTTTAGAAATTCCACCACCCACAATTATGAGGTCAGGATTAAGAATGAGATGAGTATAATTGAGAAAAATATTAAAACGGCTGGCCCATTCCTTATAGCTCAAATTTTCTTTCTTTTTTACAGATGATGCGGCCCAATCTTCGATCTTTTCATAATCCAGATAAGGAGTTTGACCAAGTTCGAAATTAGGGATGAGTTCACCGTCAAGATAGGCGCCACTCCCTAATCCGGTTCCAACCGTGATCATTAAGACAAACCCGTCCTCGTTTTTCCCGGCTCCGTAATTTACTTCAGCAAGCCCAGCTGCATCGGCATCGTTGATCACTGTAAAATTAAGTCCGGTAGCTTTCTCAAATTCAGCCTCCACATTTAAACCTACCCATTTTTCACTAAGGTTGCCCTCGTCTTTGCAGATACCTTTTTTTATAATAGTGGGGAAACCACAACCTACAATTCCTTCATAATTAAAATGGGCTACCATTTCTTTTACTTTTTTGGAGATCGCTTTTGGGGTTCGCGATTTTGGAGTGGGAATTCTATGTTTAGGAGTTATCAATTCTCCTTTGTAAAGGTCTACGAGTGCACCTTTAATACCAGATCCTCCAATATCTATTCCGAGTATTTCCATTTTATATATTGTAGTCGCTACAAGTTATCAAAATTGAAATTCTCGAAGAAGGAATTTAGAAAGGATTAAGAATAAGCTGTGATTCAAATTTCCCGTCATGCTGAATTTATTTCAGCATCTCTTTTATTAGGATCAGAATCAATGATTAAACTGATTTCTGAACCACCTCAAACACCCGCTGTCCATCACATTTCAGGGTTTTAGAAGGATATTTTAAAAGAAGAGCATAGTCATGGGTAGCCATTAATATGGTATTTCCGTTTTTACTGATCTCCTGCAGTACCTCCATTACCTCTACAGAAGTCTGTGGATCCAGGTTTCCGGTAGGTTCATCGGCCAGGATCAATTCTGGATCGTTCAACAGGGCGCGGGCGATCGCCACACGTTGTTGTTCTCCTCCTGACAGCTGATAGGGATATTTGAAACCCTTGGTTTTCATGCCTACTTTATCGAGAACCTCGTCGATCTTATGGTCCATCGCTTTTTTATCCTTCCATCCGGTTGCTTTCAAAACAAAAAGCAGGTTGTCCTTAATATTTCTGTCAGTAAGTAATTTAAAATCCTGAAATACGACCCCTAATTTTCGGCGCAGGTAGGGAATGTCTTTTTCCTTTAAAGTCCTTAGATTAAAATCTACAATATGACCTTCTCCTTCAGTTAAAGGAAGATCTCCATAAAGGGTTTTCATGAAGCTACTTTTCCCTGTTCCGGTCTTTCCAATAAGATAAACAAAGTCACCTTTGTTCACTTTTACGTCCACTTCAGATAAAATAAGGCTTTCGCGTTGGTAGATTGCTGCGTTTTTTAATTCCAGAACAGTTTGAGACATGAAATTATTGGTTTGGTTTATTAAACTGATTTAATTCTCCTTCAAAAATTAATCGGCCTGGATCTTATTTTATTGCGTGTAGGCAGATCAAATTATATTAAAGAATAACCTATTATGGGCTTTCAAATATACATTTTTCAAAAGGCGCTTACATACTTTTTTTTTCATTAACATAATTATAGAACTTAATCACCGTTATAGAAGCAAGCTTTAAATTATCTTTGAATTCCAATCTAAAACATATTAAATGACACTAAGAAGAGCTTACCTGCTAGTCGTTTTTATATCTCTCTCATTTTCTGCTGTTTGTCAGCAATCTGCCGCATATACCCACGAGCTGGTTGACTTTAACCGCGCTCTGGAATTATATAATAATGAACAATATTTAGCTGCCCAGAACCTTTTTGATGAGGTGATGGATGAAACCGATGATGAAAAGATCAAAGGGGACGCGGCTTATTATATTGCTAACGCGGCGGTTAGAATGAATCAACCCGGCGCAGACAGGTTGATGGAGAATTTCGTAACTAGATATCCTACTAGTACCAAAACCAATTCGGCATACCTTGATGTTGCCGACTATTATTTCCAGACTGGAAAATATGCGCTTTCCAGAAGATGGTATGATCGTGTAGACGAAAATGCCATGAGCAGGAAAGATCGTGAGCGTTTTTACTTCAATAATGGTTATGCTTATTTCAGAGCTAATCAATTTGAAGAAGCTCAAACTTACCTGAACAGGGTTAGAGATTCAAAAGAATATGGCGCACAGGCGAAATACTATTTAGGATATATCGCTTATGAAGGCGATGATTATGAAGAAGCCAATGAGTATTTCGAAGAAGTAAAGGGTAATGACCGTTATACTGAAGACCTTTCTTATTTCCAGGCAGACATGAACTTTAAACTTGGGAATTTTGAAAAAGCCATAGAGCAAGGTTTGGAGCAACTTCCAAAAGCAAATCGCCAAGAGATTCCTCAGTTGAATAAGATCATCGGAGAGAGTTACTTTAATCTTGGAAAATATGAAGAAGCCATTCCTTACCTGAAAGGTTACAACGGAATGCGTGGAAAATGGAATAATACCGATTATTACCAGTTAGGTTATGCTTATTACAAGCAGGGGAATTATGAAGCTGCGATCAATGAATTCAATAAGATCGTAGA from Gramella sp. MT6 harbors:
- a CDS encoding CHRD domain-containing protein, which codes for MKIIKGLFLAVLFLGFASCDDDDDNDDMNEMMSYTAQLGGLNDSGVSGTATVTKNGNQLTVTVLAQGLEPNQAHPQHIHGLSNGEEATCPPASADADEDGIITIPEGAPFYGEVLLPLEGFPMADENGNISYEETFTLGENDVLTEAELADLDDRVIVLHGLNNDGEYVATIPVACGQLDEM
- a CDS encoding uroporphyrinogen decarboxylase: MTEIFGITITEWIGYLASFFVLLSFLMRNIVTLRYVNSIGCLFFVAYGILLDSWPVIITNVAIVCVNFYYLFINKKQVQEA
- the ppgK gene encoding polyphosphate--glucose phosphotransferase encodes the protein MEILGIDIGGSGIKGALVDLYKGELITPKHRIPTPKSRTPKAISKKVKEMVAHFNYEGIVGCGFPTIIKKGICKDEGNLSEKWVGLNVEAEFEKATGLNFTVINDADAAGLAEVNYGAGKNEDGFVLMITVGTGLGSGAYLDGELIPNFELGQTPYLDYEKIEDWAASSVKKKENLSYKEWASRFNIFLNYTHLILNPDLIIVGGGISKHWKQYEDFLKVNTDLVPAELRNRSGILGAAYAAKNKYSS
- a CDS encoding BCCT family transporter; its protein translation is MAEKVTRSDEKKSIFGLEVNGPVFFTSSIFIIISIALTLIYKEQAETFFGELQNTVAEGADWFFILAINIFFVFLLYLALGRFGKLRIGGQNAKPEFKTLSWFAMLFSAGMGIGLLFFSVGEPVMHFNSPPMAEAGTTAAAKEAMNFTFLHWGFHAWAVYALVGLSLSYFTYTRGLPLTIRSIFYPFLGDRIYGRIGDIIDIFAVLATLFGLATSLGFGVQQIASGLNHVFGLPDGTTTQILIIAAITAIATTSVVLGVDKGVKVLSEWNMRIAVVLLILALILGPTIFIFRSFVENTGSYLFNFLEIATWSETFTNGDWQNDWTVFYWGWWIGWSPFVGMFIARISKGRTIREFILGVLLVPSLVTFFWMSAFGSVAINEIMSGNDTLSQAVNDDIATALFVFFQDYPLSMVINVVAVLLIAGFFITSSDSGSLVIDSLTSGGKIDAPVGQRIFWAVTEGTVAAVLLVGGGLQALQTATIVTGLPFAIILMVMCYSLYKGLNEDLKKLKEKKDEKQLENYEEIVSEIVNKRNLQESDKKQ
- the typA gene encoding translational GTPase TypA codes for the protein MTAIRNIAIIAHVDHGKTTLVDKIMHHCELFRDNESTGELILDNNDLERERGITITSKNVSVTYKDTKINIIDTPGHADFGGEVERVLNMADGVLLLVDAFEGPMPQTRFVLQKAIDLGLKPCVVVNKVDKENCTPEEVHEKVFDLMFELGAEEWQLDFPTVYGSAKNNWMSDDFRNETENIEPLLDMVIEHIPAPKVDLEGSPQMLITSLDFSSFTGRIAIGRLQRGTLKENQQVSLVKRDGSIKKTRIKELHTFEGLGRRKIEEVQAGDICAIVGLEGFEIGDTVADFENPEGLKTIAIDEPTMSMLFTINDSPFFGKDGKFVTSRHIKERLYKELEKNLALRVEETDSADKFMVFGRGVLHLSVLIETMRREGYELQIGQPQVIIKEIDGVKCEPIEELTIDLPEDVSGKAVEMVTMRKGEMLSMEAKGERMNIQFLIPSRGIIGLRNQLLTATAGEAIMAHRYKEYQPLKGGIPERQNGSLVSMEKGKAIPYSIDKLQDRGKFFVDPGEDIYEGQVIGENSRQDDMVVNITKTKKLSNVRSSGADDKAKIVPAIKFSLEEALEYIQKDEYVEVTPHFLRLRKVLLTENERKRSKAI
- a CDS encoding DinB family protein yields the protein MKIHEFLIPQLQQEVALTEKFLNRIPEDKMGWKPHEKSMTIQQIANHLAEIPAWITGTMEAEALDVKGYKSPDHGSVEEIIKELKQNTIAAETSLRKSDEEFRRTWKMTKEGETLFEMPKFNVLQSMVMNQFPHHRAQLGVYFRLLDISVPATYGPSADES
- a CDS encoding ATP-binding cassette domain-containing protein is translated as MSQTVLELKNAAIYQRESLILSEVDVKVNKGDFVYLIGKTGTGKSSFMKTLYGDLPLTEGEGHIVDFNLRTLKEKDIPYLRRKLGVVFQDFKLLTDRNIKDNLLFVLKATGWKDKKAMDHKIDEVLDKVGMKTKGFKYPYQLSGGEQQRVAIARALLNDPELILADEPTGNLDPQTSVEVMEVLQEISKNGNTILMATHDYALLLKYPSKTLKCDGQRVFEVVQKSV
- the kdsA gene encoding 3-deoxy-8-phosphooctulonate synthase, translating into MKLDKIPNIKHTDSNIFFLLSGPCAIEGEDMALRIAEKVVAITDKLEIPYVFKGSFKKANRSRIDSFTGIGDEKALKILRKVSETFNIPTVTDIHEINDAKLAAEYVDVLQIPAFLVRQTDLVVAAAETGKVVNLKKGQFMSPDSMKHAVTKVIDCNNEQVMVTDRGTMFGYQDLIVDFRGIPTMRKFAPTVLDVTHSLQQPNQSSGVTGGRPDMIETIARAGVVNNVDGLFIETHFDPANAKSDGANMLDLAHLERLLTNLVAIRKTINSF